In Methanonatronarchaeum thermophilum, a genomic segment contains:
- the thiD gene encoding bifunctional hydroxymethylpyrimidine kinase/phosphomethylpyrimidine kinase — protein MKPPSVMTIAGSDSGGGAGIQADLKTFSAIGVHGCSTITSVTSQNTKTVQQVQDLKPETIQTQIETVLDDIEIKAIKIGMLHNKKIAETVYKTLKKQDIYTVLDPVMISESGDPLVTKESLKTIKTKIIKISDLITPNKEEAIELSNKQIKTKQDIKTAAEKIWKKGPKTIVITGGHIDGDDYIYNGKKHQTLKGKLLKINSHGSGCTFSSAITAYIAKGNKPNKAIKKAKKFTTEAIKNGEKIGAGNIPVNPNKTTINQSNRYKTQKNHTKAIKKLKKTNPTDLIPEVGSNLGMATKNAETSQDIIAIPGRIVKLNNKIKPVGCPKYGASSHIARVITTVMKHNPNYRSAMNIKYTPKTIKKAKKQGYKTTSFKRKNVPQNNTMSHGTDKAIKNTQKIPDIIYDTGGHGKEPMIRIIGRNATETVNKAIKLSKKH, from the coding sequence TTGAAACCACCTTCAGTAATGACAATCGCCGGATCAGACTCAGGCGGTGGAGCAGGAATACAAGCAGATCTAAAAACCTTCTCAGCCATAGGAGTCCACGGATGTTCAACCATAACCTCAGTAACAAGCCAAAACACAAAAACAGTGCAACAAGTCCAAGACCTAAAACCAGAAACAATACAAACCCAGATAGAAACCGTACTAGACGACATCGAAATAAAAGCAATAAAAATCGGAATGCTCCACAACAAAAAAATAGCTGAAACCGTCTACAAAACACTAAAAAAACAAGACATATACACAGTACTCGACCCAGTGATGATCTCAGAAAGCGGCGACCCCCTAGTAACAAAAGAAAGCCTAAAAACAATAAAAACCAAAATAATCAAAATATCCGACCTAATAACCCCAAACAAAGAAGAAGCAATAGAACTCAGCAACAAACAAATAAAAACAAAACAAGACATCAAAACAGCAGCAGAAAAAATATGGAAAAAAGGCCCAAAAACAATAGTAATAACCGGAGGCCACATAGACGGAGACGACTACATATACAACGGAAAAAAACACCAAACCCTAAAAGGAAAACTACTCAAAATAAACTCACACGGCTCAGGATGCACATTCTCCTCAGCAATAACCGCATACATAGCAAAAGGAAACAAACCAAACAAAGCAATCAAAAAAGCAAAAAAATTCACAACAGAAGCAATCAAAAACGGAGAAAAAATAGGAGCCGGAAACATCCCCGTAAACCCGAACAAAACAACCATAAACCAATCAAACAGATACAAAACACAAAAAAACCACACAAAAGCAATCAAAAAACTCAAAAAAACAAACCCAACCGACCTAATCCCAGAAGTCGGATCAAACCTTGGAATGGCAACAAAAAACGCAGAAACCTCACAAGACATCATAGCCATACCCGGACGAATAGTAAAACTAAACAACAAAATCAAACCAGTCGGATGTCCAAAATACGGAGCATCAAGCCACATAGCAAGAGTTATAACCACCGTAATGAAACACAACCCAAACTACAGAAGCGCAATGAACATAAAATACACACCAAAAACAATCAAAAAAGCAAAAAAACAAGGCTACAAAACAACCTCATTCAAAAGAAAAAACGTCCCACAAAACAACACAATGTCCCACGGAACCGACAAAGCAATCAAAAACACACAAAAAATACCAGACATAATATACGACACAGGAGGACACGGCAAAGAACCAATGATAAGAATCATAGGCCGAAACGCAACAGAAACCGTCAACAAAGCAATAAAACTATCAAAAAAACACTAA
- a CDS encoding energy-coupling factor ABC transporter ATP-binding protein produces the protein MKKPAIQLKNISYTYDDGTTGLKNITLNIKKGESIALLGPNGAGKSTLLQSIPHILKPTQGEIKVLGHKVKNNEEWVRRKVSIVFQDPHDQLFMPTVFEDIAFGPMQLEICNKNSIEEIVKESLKKVGLPGKEQKGSHDLSFGQKKRIALATVLSMNPEIVLLDEPVSNLDPGARENMIKLLKQIDKTKIIASNDIEMVLQTCSKAIILQNGELKKQGPAEKILTDNQLLKKYGLRVPSIIKALGKEGLKHLK, from the coding sequence TTGAAAAAACCAGCAATACAACTAAAAAACATAAGCTATACATACGATGACGGAACCACAGGACTCAAAAACATAACACTAAACATAAAAAAAGGAGAATCAATAGCACTACTCGGACCAAACGGAGCAGGAAAATCAACACTACTCCAATCCATACCACACATACTAAAACCAACACAAGGAGAAATAAAAGTACTAGGCCACAAAGTAAAAAACAACGAAGAATGGGTCCGCAGAAAAGTAAGCATAGTCTTCCAAGACCCACACGACCAACTATTCATGCCAACAGTATTCGAAGACATAGCCTTCGGACCAATGCAACTCGAAATATGCAACAAAAACTCAATAGAAGAAATCGTCAAAGAATCACTAAAAAAAGTCGGACTACCAGGAAAAGAACAAAAAGGATCACACGACCTAAGCTTCGGACAAAAAAAACGAATAGCACTAGCAACAGTACTATCCATGAACCCAGAAATAGTCCTACTCGACGAACCAGTATCAAACCTTGATCCCGGAGCAAGAGAAAACATGATAAAACTACTCAAACAAATAGACAAAACCAAAATAATAGCCTCAAACGACATAGAAATGGTACTACAAACCTGCAGCAAAGCAATAATACTACAAAACGGAGAACTCAAAAAACAAGGACCAGCCGAAAAAATACTCACAGACAACCAACTACTAAAAAAATACGGACTAAGAGTCCCCTCAATAATAAAAGCCCTAGGCAAAGAAGGACTAAAACACCTAAAATAA
- the cbiQ gene encoding cobalt ECF transporter T component CbiQ, whose amino-acid sequence MKNKNLYINGNTFLHNFNPKTKIISTLILITSIVLLQNLIALTIALTLIIGIITLSKLPIKKLIKRLKWIFLFAAAIFLFVPFFTAGDPVFTILFLTATYEGLTMASIISLKMISIMTLSLTIIMTTKIEEILRALNELGIPQTFIEIFFLTYKYIFVIYEETEKSMMSAKARGYKPKAKPSKLKILGNIIGMIFVRSYDRSQRVHKAMMARGYRGTMTTTINNKINLTNKDILLSFSTIILAITLHLI is encoded by the coding sequence ATGAAAAACAAAAACCTATACATAAACGGAAACACCTTCCTACACAACTTCAACCCCAAAACAAAAATAATATCCACACTAATACTCATAACCTCTATAGTACTACTACAAAACCTAATAGCCCTAACAATAGCCCTAACACTAATAATAGGAATAATAACACTCTCAAAACTACCAATAAAAAAACTAATAAAACGCCTAAAATGGATATTCCTATTCGCAGCCGCAATATTCCTCTTCGTACCATTCTTCACAGCAGGAGACCCAGTATTCACAATACTATTCCTAACAGCCACCTACGAAGGCCTAACAATGGCAAGCATAATAAGCCTAAAAATGATCTCAATAATGACACTATCCCTAACCATAATAATGACAACAAAAATCGAAGAAATACTCAGAGCCCTAAACGAACTAGGAATCCCCCAAACATTCATAGAAATCTTCTTCCTAACCTACAAATACATCTTCGTCATCTACGAAGAAACCGAAAAATCAATGATGTCCGCAAAAGCCAGAGGATACAAACCAAAAGCAAAACCATCCAAACTAAAAATACTAGGCAACATAATAGGAATGATATTCGTAAGAAGCTACGACAGAAGCCAGAGAGTCCACAAAGCAATGATGGCCAGAGGATACCGAGGAACAATGACCACAACAATAAACAACAAAATAAACCTAACAAACAAAGACATACTACTATCCTTCTCAACAATCATACTAGCAATAACCCTACACCTAATCTAA
- a CDS encoding CbiM family transporter produces MHIADGVLAEPVWIAGIIITIALVLWSLRKIDRDDIPRIALITAALFVITYIHIPVGGSSAHLTMAGALGILLGSQAYLSATIIIILHAVTGHGGITTIGINTVFMGIPALIAYLMYVKGLNYINREHAEAILGGIVSAIGVVLVVTLAVASLIISEPLMDAGLTEMAYSLAVVHAPIILLEGIVLAVVIGYLAKVKPEMLVKTKN; encoded by the coding sequence ATGCACATAGCAGATGGAGTACTGGCCGAACCAGTATGGATAGCAGGAATAATAATCACCATAGCACTTGTACTATGGTCACTAAGAAAAATCGATAGAGACGACATCCCCCGTATAGCACTAATAACAGCAGCCCTATTCGTAATAACCTACATACACATACCCGTCGGAGGATCATCGGCACACCTAACCATGGCAGGAGCACTCGGAATACTACTGGGAAGCCAAGCCTACCTTTCCGCAACAATCATAATAATACTACACGCAGTAACAGGTCACGGCGGAATAACCACAATCGGCATAAACACCGTCTTCATGGGCATACCTGCATTAATAGCCTACCTCATGTACGTAAAAGGCCTAAACTACATAAACAGAGAACATGCCGAAGCAATTTTAGGCGGCATAGTATCAGCAATAGGCGTAGTCCTAGTAGTAACACTCGCAGTAGCATCCCTCATAATCTCAGAACCACTGATGGATGCAGGCCTAACAGAAATGGCCTACAGCCTAGCAGTAGTCCACGCACCAATAATACTGCTAGAAGGAATCGTACTTGCCGTAGTAATAGGATATCTAGCCAAAGTCAAACCAGAAATGCTTGTTAAGACAAAAAACTAA